A part of Aegilops tauschii subsp. strangulata cultivar AL8/78 chromosome 2, Aet v6.0, whole genome shotgun sequence genomic DNA contains:
- the LOC109776927 gene encoding ubiquitin carboxyl-terminal hydrolase 8 isoform X1 translates to MATAATASAPASASTSAACDAPSASSSCPAAVCLVPFRWWAGVREEAAEEGGVRYAATPAASPSYYGLRLLHSFLHPDLVLRLDRGECRASATSGGSRSYALVPADELSRALARQNSSLALHNKHSFAEDSAGAYPLVLRISVRETSILTVKISKKDNPVDNYKRANKMFNIDSQPVHVWDFSGQTNLILMNEWNRSHQDYCHSEQENLLEVQVYAMSDSLTFKIGGTSMNVDMSCGNFGRVSSMGLIGLENLGNTCFMNSSIQCLAHTTKLVDYFLGDYDSDINRTNPLGLNGELALAFGELLRSLWTNDRNTVAPHNFKAKIACFAPQFSGFNQHDSQELLAFLLDGLHEDLNQVKCKPYEEAKDASGRPDEEVADEYWRNHLARNDSVIVDTCHGQYKSTLTCPTCNKTSVTFDPFMYLSLPVPSMAKRTMTVTVFSTDGSREPFSYDVSVPKFGTLSDLVQALSAACSLGGDESLLITEVYNNCIIRYLEEPSDSVSLLRDGDKLAAYRLPKQYEKSSLVVFTHKHFAEHSGVDNFVTPQMKEFEAPLLASLPEAVNGLTLQEIYLKLLNPFRFSKIISSSTDCGRGDSDCAVYSMDAAGDCAVNLMDTTPSSSDGNVHSAQLEDGPERNQCNDNSCEVMEGPSETYCGEADVSDKEAQTEQFGFYLTNERDDVQRTKIEMNDLDLLEAKPNRLHVSVNWQHSASKQYDVSMLNNLPEIHKLEVIPKGTEDSVALHVCLEAFLKEEPLGPEDMWYCPCCKKHQQAMKKLDLWRLPEVLVIHLKRFSYTQFTRNKLETFVDFPISDLDLSSYITTENEQPYNHYRLYAISSHYGNMGGGHYTASIYQEGKGWHKFDDECVTPISEDNIKTAAAYVLFYRRE, encoded by the exons atggccaccgccgccaccgcctctgccccggcctccgcctccacctccgccgcCTGCGACGCCCCCTCTGCTTCCTCCtcctgccccgccgccgtctgCCTCGTCCCCTTCAG GTGGTGGGCGGGGGTGCGGGAGGAGGCGGCAGAGGAGGGCGGGGTCCGCTACGCAGCCACGCCGGCGGCCTCACCCTCATATTATGGCCTCAGGCTCCTCCACAGCTTCCTGCACCCGGATCTCGTGCTGCGCCTCGACCGCGGGGAGTGCCGCGCCAGCGCAACCTCAGGAGGGAGCCGCAGCTACGCACTCGTCCCGGCGGACGAGCTCTCGCGGGCGCTCGCCAG GCAGAACTCCAGTTTGGCATTGCATAATAAACATTCGTTTGCTGAAGACAGTGCTGGTGCTTATCCTTTGGTGCTTAGAATTTCTGTGCGTGAAACAAGCATTTTGACTGTTAAAATCAGCAAAAAG GATAATCCAGTTGATAACTATAAGCGGGCAAACAAGATGTTTAACATTGATTCTCAACCA GTTCATGTTTGGGATTTTTCAGGGCAGACAAACCTAATATTGATGAATGAATGGAATAGATCACATCAAGACTATTGCCATTCAGAGCAAGAG AATCTTCTAGAAGTTCAAGTCTATGCAATGTCTGATTCCTTAACATTCAAGATTGGCGGGACTAGCATGAATGTTGATATGTCCTGTGGGAACTTTGGAAGAGTTAGCTCTATGGGGTTAATCGGACTAGAAAATCTCGGAAATACTTGCTTTATGAATAGTTCAATCCAGTGTTTGGCTCATACAACAAAACTTGTTGATTATTTCCTCGGAGATTATGACAGCGATATAAATCGGACAAATCCACTTGGACTGAAT GGGGAACTTGCCTTGGCATTTGGAGAATTGTTGAGAAGTTTATGGACGAATGATCGAAATACAGTTGCACCACATAACTTTAAAGCAAAGATTGCCTGCTTTGCTCCTCAGTTCAGTGGCTTTAATCAGCATGATTCACAGGAGCTTCTAGCTTTCTTATTGGATGGCCTGCATGAAGATCTTAATCAGGTAAAATGCAAACCATATGAAGAAGCTAAGGATGCAAGTGGCCGTCCGGACGAAGAAGTAGCTGATGAATATTGGAGGAACCATTTAGCCCGAAATGATTCTGTAATAGTTGATACCTGCCAT GGACAATATAAGTCTACATTAACTTGCCCTACCTGTAATAAAACATCTGTCACTTTTGACCCATTTATGTACTTATCTTTGCCTGTACCTTCCATGGCAAAGAGGACAATGACTGTGACAGTTTTCAGCACTGATGGTAGCAGAGAGCCATTCTCATATGATGTCAGTGTGCCAAAATTTGGCACTCTTAGTGATCTTGTTCAGGCACTGAGTGCTGCTTGCTCACTTGGAGGCGATGAGTCCCTGCTGATAACCGAG GTATATAATAACTGCATCATCCGATACTTGGAGGAGCCTTCTGATTCAGTGTCATTGCTGAGGGATGGAGATAAATTGGCAGCGTACCGGCTACCAAAACAATATGAAAAATCTTCACTTGTGGTTTTTACGCACAAACACTTTGCTGA GCATTCTGGTGTTGATAATTTTGTAACTCCACAAATGAAGGAATTCGAGGCTCCACTGTTGGCATCACTTCCTGAGGCAGTCAATGGATTGACTCTTCAGGAAATCTATCTGAAATTGTTGAACCCGTTCCGATTTTCCAAGATCATTAGTTCATCTACTGATTGTGGAAGGGGCGACAGTGACTGTGCTGTCTACTCGATGGATGCAGCTGGTGACTGTGCTGTTAATTTAATGGATACAACACCTTCCAGTTCAGACGGTAATGTTCATAGTGCTCAACTGGAGGATGGCCCTGAAAGAAACCAGTGCAATGATAATTCTTGTGAAGTGATGGAAGGACCTAGTGAGACATATTGTGGGGAAGCAGATGTTTCTGACAAGGAGGCACAGACGGAGCAGTTTGGATTTTATTTAACAAATGAACGGGATGATGTTCAGCGCACAAAAATAGAAATGAATGATCTTGATTTACTTGAGGCAAAACCAAACCGGCTACATGTAAGTGTCAATTGGCAACATAGTGCTTCAAAACAATATGATGTCTCAATGCTTAACAATCTACCCGAGATACACAAGCTGGAGGTTATTCCAAAAGGAACCGAAGATTCTGTTGCACTACATGTTTGTCTAGAAGCCTTTCTAAAAGAGGAGCCATTGGGGCCAGAGGACATGTG GTACTGCCCTTGCTGCAAAAAGCATCAGCAAGCGATGAAGAAATTAGATCTCTGGAGGCTACCTGAAGTTCTGGTCATCCATCTGAAAAGATTTTCATATACCCAGTTCACAAGAAATAAGCTCGAGACCTTTGTAGATTTCCCCATTAGTGATTTGGACCTGTCATCATATATTACCACCGAGAATGAACAACCATACAACCATTATCGCTTGTATGCCATTAGCAGCCACTATGGAAATATGGGAGGTGGACATTACACAGCAAGCATCTAC CAAGAAGGCAAGGGATGGCACAAATTTGATGATGAATGTGTAACACCTATAAGTGAGGACAATATAAAAACAGCTGCTGCATATGTTCTGTTCTACAGACGAGAGTGA
- the LOC109776927 gene encoding ubiquitin carboxyl-terminal hydrolase 8 isoform X2: MNEWNRSHQDYCHSEQENLLEVQVYAMSDSLTFKIGGTSMNVDMSCGNFGRVSSMGLIGLENLGNTCFMNSSIQCLAHTTKLVDYFLGDYDSDINRTNPLGLNGELALAFGELLRSLWTNDRNTVAPHNFKAKIACFAPQFSGFNQHDSQELLAFLLDGLHEDLNQVKCKPYEEAKDASGRPDEEVADEYWRNHLARNDSVIVDTCHGQYKSTLTCPTCNKTSVTFDPFMYLSLPVPSMAKRTMTVTVFSTDGSREPFSYDVSVPKFGTLSDLVQALSAACSLGGDESLLITEVYNNCIIRYLEEPSDSVSLLRDGDKLAAYRLPKQYEKSSLVVFTHKHFAEHSGVDNFVTPQMKEFEAPLLASLPEAVNGLTLQEIYLKLLNPFRFSKIISSSTDCGRGDSDCAVYSMDAAGDCAVNLMDTTPSSSDGNVHSAQLEDGPERNQCNDNSCEVMEGPSETYCGEADVSDKEAQTEQFGFYLTNERDDVQRTKIEMNDLDLLEAKPNRLHVSVNWQHSASKQYDVSMLNNLPEIHKLEVIPKGTEDSVALHVCLEAFLKEEPLGPEDMWYCPCCKKHQQAMKKLDLWRLPEVLVIHLKRFSYTQFTRNKLETFVDFPISDLDLSSYITTENEQPYNHYRLYAISSHYGNMGGGHYTASIYQEGKGWHKFDDECVTPISEDNIKTAAAYVLFYRRE, encoded by the exons ATGAATGAATGGAATAGATCACATCAAGACTATTGCCATTCAGAGCAAGAG AATCTTCTAGAAGTTCAAGTCTATGCAATGTCTGATTCCTTAACATTCAAGATTGGCGGGACTAGCATGAATGTTGATATGTCCTGTGGGAACTTTGGAAGAGTTAGCTCTATGGGGTTAATCGGACTAGAAAATCTCGGAAATACTTGCTTTATGAATAGTTCAATCCAGTGTTTGGCTCATACAACAAAACTTGTTGATTATTTCCTCGGAGATTATGACAGCGATATAAATCGGACAAATCCACTTGGACTGAAT GGGGAACTTGCCTTGGCATTTGGAGAATTGTTGAGAAGTTTATGGACGAATGATCGAAATACAGTTGCACCACATAACTTTAAAGCAAAGATTGCCTGCTTTGCTCCTCAGTTCAGTGGCTTTAATCAGCATGATTCACAGGAGCTTCTAGCTTTCTTATTGGATGGCCTGCATGAAGATCTTAATCAGGTAAAATGCAAACCATATGAAGAAGCTAAGGATGCAAGTGGCCGTCCGGACGAAGAAGTAGCTGATGAATATTGGAGGAACCATTTAGCCCGAAATGATTCTGTAATAGTTGATACCTGCCAT GGACAATATAAGTCTACATTAACTTGCCCTACCTGTAATAAAACATCTGTCACTTTTGACCCATTTATGTACTTATCTTTGCCTGTACCTTCCATGGCAAAGAGGACAATGACTGTGACAGTTTTCAGCACTGATGGTAGCAGAGAGCCATTCTCATATGATGTCAGTGTGCCAAAATTTGGCACTCTTAGTGATCTTGTTCAGGCACTGAGTGCTGCTTGCTCACTTGGAGGCGATGAGTCCCTGCTGATAACCGAG GTATATAATAACTGCATCATCCGATACTTGGAGGAGCCTTCTGATTCAGTGTCATTGCTGAGGGATGGAGATAAATTGGCAGCGTACCGGCTACCAAAACAATATGAAAAATCTTCACTTGTGGTTTTTACGCACAAACACTTTGCTGA GCATTCTGGTGTTGATAATTTTGTAACTCCACAAATGAAGGAATTCGAGGCTCCACTGTTGGCATCACTTCCTGAGGCAGTCAATGGATTGACTCTTCAGGAAATCTATCTGAAATTGTTGAACCCGTTCCGATTTTCCAAGATCATTAGTTCATCTACTGATTGTGGAAGGGGCGACAGTGACTGTGCTGTCTACTCGATGGATGCAGCTGGTGACTGTGCTGTTAATTTAATGGATACAACACCTTCCAGTTCAGACGGTAATGTTCATAGTGCTCAACTGGAGGATGGCCCTGAAAGAAACCAGTGCAATGATAATTCTTGTGAAGTGATGGAAGGACCTAGTGAGACATATTGTGGGGAAGCAGATGTTTCTGACAAGGAGGCACAGACGGAGCAGTTTGGATTTTATTTAACAAATGAACGGGATGATGTTCAGCGCACAAAAATAGAAATGAATGATCTTGATTTACTTGAGGCAAAACCAAACCGGCTACATGTAAGTGTCAATTGGCAACATAGTGCTTCAAAACAATATGATGTCTCAATGCTTAACAATCTACCCGAGATACACAAGCTGGAGGTTATTCCAAAAGGAACCGAAGATTCTGTTGCACTACATGTTTGTCTAGAAGCCTTTCTAAAAGAGGAGCCATTGGGGCCAGAGGACATGTG GTACTGCCCTTGCTGCAAAAAGCATCAGCAAGCGATGAAGAAATTAGATCTCTGGAGGCTACCTGAAGTTCTGGTCATCCATCTGAAAAGATTTTCATATACCCAGTTCACAAGAAATAAGCTCGAGACCTTTGTAGATTTCCCCATTAGTGATTTGGACCTGTCATCATATATTACCACCGAGAATGAACAACCATACAACCATTATCGCTTGTATGCCATTAGCAGCCACTATGGAAATATGGGAGGTGGACATTACACAGCAAGCATCTAC CAAGAAGGCAAGGGATGGCACAAATTTGATGATGAATGTGTAACACCTATAAGTGAGGACAATATAAAAACAGCTGCTGCATATGTTCTGTTCTACAGACGAGAGTGA